A window of the Cystobacter fuscus genome harbors these coding sequences:
- a CDS encoding aldo/keto reductase, with the protein MEYRFLGTSGLKVPALGFGVGTFGGKGPLFSAWGNTDVAQATRLIDICLDVGVNLFDTADVYSDGASESILGAALKGRRDRVLLSTKVSLRAGEAPNDVGSSRHHLIGAVDKALRRLGTDYIDLLQLHAFDAMTPVEETLSTLDGLVRAGKLRYLGASNFSGWQLMKSLAVADRRGYSRYVANQAYYSLIGRDYEWELMPLGIDQGIGAVVWSPLGWGRLTGKIRRGQPLPESSRLHDTASFAPPVDDERLYRVVDALDAVAKETGKSVPQIALNWLLRRPTVSTVLIGARNEEQLRQNLGAIGWTLTPEQLSRLDAASAVTPPYPYYPYWNGQFAERSPIPV; encoded by the coding sequence ATGGAGTACCGCTTTCTCGGCACGTCTGGTTTGAAGGTCCCCGCGCTCGGTTTCGGCGTCGGCACGTTCGGCGGCAAGGGCCCGTTGTTCAGTGCGTGGGGCAACACCGATGTCGCGCAGGCCACCCGCCTCATCGACATCTGCCTCGACGTCGGCGTGAACCTCTTCGACACCGCGGACGTCTATTCCGATGGTGCATCCGAGTCGATCCTCGGCGCGGCGCTCAAGGGACGGCGAGACCGGGTGCTGCTGTCCACGAAAGTGTCACTGCGCGCGGGCGAGGCGCCCAATGACGTGGGTTCATCCCGGCACCATCTCATCGGCGCGGTCGACAAGGCCTTGCGGCGCCTGGGCACCGACTACATCGACCTGCTGCAACTGCACGCCTTCGATGCGATGACCCCGGTCGAGGAAACGCTGTCGACCCTGGATGGCCTCGTGCGCGCGGGCAAGCTGCGCTACCTCGGTGCGTCGAACTTCTCCGGATGGCAGCTCATGAAGTCGCTCGCGGTCGCCGATCGTCGCGGCTACTCGCGCTATGTCGCCAACCAGGCGTACTACTCGCTGATCGGACGTGACTACGAATGGGAACTGATGCCGCTCGGCATCGACCAGGGAATTGGCGCGGTGGTGTGGAGCCCGCTCGGCTGGGGGCGGCTCACCGGGAAGATCCGCCGGGGTCAGCCCCTGCCCGAGAGCAGCCGGCTGCACGACACCGCCAGCTTCGCGCCTCCGGTCGACGACGAGCGTCTGTATCGCGTCGTCGATGCGCTCGATGCGGTCGCGAAGGAGACGGGAAAGAGCGTGCCGCAGATCGCGTTGAACTGGTTGCTGCGGCGTCCCACGGTGTCCACGGTCCTCATCGGCGCGCGCAACGAGGAACAACTGCGCCAGAACCTCGGTGCGATCGGCTGGACCCTGACGCCCGAGCAGCTCTCTCGGCTCGATGCCGCCAGCGCCGTCACTCCGCCCTATCCCTACTATCCCTACTGGAACGGGCAGTTCGCCGAGCGCAGCCCCATCCCCGTCTGA
- a CDS encoding RNA methyltransferase: MGVRTEHDALELIHQRRVITEVPAMGTTSLVEAVAGGPVSGSWRAHAKGRLMYRLGRILRASHDVLSVRLVEGKVAFVDASLWPAVYRVAMEPSRRRRSLEGLSPQARALLTAVERDREVRLDKEGEWTKAREALEERLLVHASEAQESDGRYVVVLRSWRDWVSPTIEHAAKTLTYEEALERLRGHCGGAPAGLGAWVP; encoded by the coding sequence ATGGGCGTCCGTACCGAGCATGACGCGCTGGAGCTCATCCACCAGCGGCGGGTCATCACCGAGGTTCCCGCGATGGGAACCACCTCGCTCGTCGAGGCCGTGGCCGGAGGCCCGGTGAGCGGGAGCTGGCGCGCACACGCCAAGGGCCGATTGATGTACCGGCTGGGCCGCATCCTGCGCGCCTCGCACGACGTGCTCTCCGTGCGGCTCGTCGAGGGCAAGGTGGCCTTCGTGGACGCCTCACTGTGGCCCGCGGTGTACCGCGTGGCCATGGAGCCTTCGCGCCGCCGCCGCTCATTGGAGGGCCTGTCCCCCCAGGCCCGCGCCCTGCTCACCGCCGTGGAGCGCGACCGGGAGGTGCGTCTGGACAAGGAAGGCGAATGGACCAAGGCCCGCGAGGCCCTGGAGGAGCGGCTGCTCGTGCACGCCTCCGAGGCCCAGGAGTCCGATGGACGCTACGTCGTCGTCCTGCGCTCCTGGCGCGACTGGGTGTCGCCCACCATCGAGCACGCCGCGAAAACCCTCACCTACGAGGAAGCCCTCGAACGGCTGCGAGGGCACTGCGGCGGAGCCCCCGCGGGACTCGGCGCCTGGGTGCCCTGA
- a CDS encoding GNAT family N-acetyltransferase: MEAAVADFGPPRDEREVASAEDILSQAFAMTPDFTLGWLRRIEEGGARLRLLREGGAVAATAVLIPMGQWWGGRRVSLGGVAGVGVAPARRGQGSGGRLMRQVLQELRAEGHVLAGLYPSTQPLYRRVGFEQAGACFEHRLQLSGIDFQERTLALRPVEADDMPALHDVYLRHARKQMGWLDRGAYIWNRVRQPRGERAYGYLVEGASGVEGHLFLSRRNLSASGHKQELNLTDILALTPAAGRRLLSFLGDHRSLAAEATWRGGPVSPLLFLLREQSYQVKLNDYWMLRVLDVPAALQARGYPPGLSGALHLEVVDDLFPENQGRFVLEVEEGEAQVRPGGEGDLKLHVRALAALYSGFLSPAALQLAGVLEADDSTLRTAEALFSGAPPAMPDMF, from the coding sequence ATGGAAGCGGCCGTAGCGGACTTCGGACCCCCGCGGGATGAGCGGGAAGTGGCCTCGGCGGAGGACATCCTTTCCCAGGCGTTCGCCATGACCCCGGACTTCACGCTCGGCTGGCTGCGCCGGATCGAGGAGGGAGGGGCCCGGCTGCGACTCCTGAGGGAAGGGGGCGCGGTGGCCGCGACGGCCGTCCTCATTCCCATGGGGCAGTGGTGGGGAGGGCGCCGGGTGTCCCTGGGCGGCGTCGCCGGCGTGGGGGTGGCGCCCGCCCGCCGGGGGCAGGGCTCGGGGGGACGCCTCATGCGCCAGGTCCTCCAGGAACTGCGCGCCGAGGGCCATGTGCTCGCGGGTCTCTATCCGTCCACCCAACCGCTCTACCGGCGCGTGGGCTTCGAGCAGGCGGGCGCGTGCTTCGAGCACCGCCTGCAACTGTCCGGAATCGATTTCCAGGAGCGGACGCTCGCGCTGCGGCCGGTGGAGGCGGACGACATGCCCGCCCTCCACGATGTCTATCTGCGTCATGCGCGCAAGCAGATGGGGTGGCTCGATCGGGGCGCGTACATCTGGAACCGCGTCCGGCAGCCCCGGGGAGAGCGCGCCTATGGCTACCTGGTGGAGGGGGCCTCCGGGGTGGAGGGCCACCTCTTCCTGTCGCGCCGCAACCTCTCGGCCTCTGGCCACAAGCAGGAGCTGAACCTCACCGACATCCTGGCGCTCACGCCCGCCGCGGGGCGCCGGTTGTTGAGCTTCCTCGGAGACCATCGCTCGCTGGCCGCCGAGGCCACCTGGCGCGGGGGGCCCGTGAGTCCGCTCCTCTTCCTGCTGCGAGAGCAGTCGTACCAGGTGAAGCTGAACGACTACTGGATGCTGCGCGTGCTGGACGTGCCCGCCGCGCTCCAGGCCCGGGGCTATCCTCCCGGGCTCTCGGGGGCGCTGCACCTGGAGGTGGTGGACGACCTCTTCCCGGAGAACCAGGGCCGCTTCGTCCTGGAGGTGGAGGAGGGGGAGGCCCAGGTGCGCCCTGGCGGGGAGGGGGACTTGAAGCTCCATGTCCGGGCGCTCGCCGCGCTCTACAGTGGCTTCCTGTCACCCGCCGCGCTCCAGCTCGCCGGAGTCCTGGAGGCCGATGACTCCACCCTGCGCACGGCCGAGGCGCTCTTCTCCGGAGCGCCTCCGGCGATGCCCGACATGTTCTAG